Within bacterium, the genomic segment TTGGACGCGACCGTGGCATCCCTCATCGAGGTCTTGGATGATCCCAATAAGCCGGAAGAGGAAAAAATGAGGGCTTGTTCCATCCTTTCCCACATCGGCGGCCCGACGTCGATTCAGGCGCTCATTGGCGCATTTGCGACATTTGGTTATGATGGATTTCTCATATTTTATATCGGCCTCTTGATCCAAACTTTCGGAGACGAGGCGACTCAGCCCCTCATCGCGGGCTTGAGAGATGAAAATCCCTCTGTTCGGGAATGGTCCGCCAATCTTCTGGGCCGTATCGACAAGGCGGAGGCGCTCGCACCTCTCTTCAGCGCATCAAGCAACGAAAAGAATAAATGGGTCGAAACGACAATGAAGCGGGCATTAGAGGACTTGGAAGACTCGCTTGACCGCCGTGACACCGGGCTCATCTTCGAGGATTTGAAATCCGGAAATCCGAAAAAGAGGCGA encodes:
- a CDS encoding HEAT repeat domain-containing protein; this encodes LDATVASLIEVLDDPNKPEEEKMRACSILSHIGGPTSIQALIGAFATFGYDGFLIFYIGLLIQTFGDEATQPLIAGLRDENPSVREWSANLLGRIDKAEALAPLFSASSNEKNKWVETTMKRALEDLEDSLDRRDTGLIFEDLKSGNPKKRRRAAKRLGKIGNPRCIDALIRALSDENGEVRGQAFSSLVHMRLDAHLESRKPNHPGIDEALRTALNNEDNATIRAFMVQMLEALYG